A section of the Pochonia chlamydosporia 170 chromosome 2, whole genome shotgun sequence genome encodes:
- a CDS encoding histone acetyltransferase type B catalytic subunit (similar to Verticillium alfalfae VaMs.102 XP_003000897.1) translates to MAALPDLAEWFANSNDALNVSLVSPSKSGLRLVGTFHPKFTYPIFGEEERIFGYKDLKISLRFRANDMRPHLETTYSKKLSPPAGVEEPTDINAVLQEGNHLPKVAFVKSADFESSAQQLGDNWTPPGTLQETIDGPDGQYEIWRGSLEDPAIRQLNSRIHILVPLFIEGGSYIGQNPESDSPDIDLSDAHRWTVFFLYRTQRSDDEPDKKSYVFVGYSTVYRFFYFGRALTPPPESGDAWELPDGNFDLLNLPCRTRLSQFIVLPPFQGKGHGAKLYKSIFQHYHKHDQTYEFTVENPNEAFDDLRDVCDLSFLKTIPEFSNLKLDSSVTIPKKGLVPNLVVGGDKVEEIRIKAKIAPRQFHRVLEMYLMSQLPASVRPSMALDDDPPAPTQADKHLERLWQLIVKQRLYRHNRDALSQIEQPERIDRLQETLTGVELEYARILAAHDRAAGHTSVSSPAQSNGKRKLDETGDESASKKARVEDA, encoded by the exons ATGGCCGCCTTACCTGATCTCGCTGAGT GGTTCGCCAACTCGAACGATGCACTCAATGTGAGCCTGGTGTCTCCCTCCAAGTCTGGGCTTCGACTTGTTGGAACGTTCCACCCCAAGTTCACGTACCCCATTTTcggcgaagaagagaggattTTTGGCTACAAGGATCTTAAAATCAGTTTACGATTCCGGGCGAATGATATGCGACCACACTTGGAAACTACCTACAGCAAAAAACTGAGTCCTCCTGCTGGCGTAGAAGAACCTACAGACATCAACGCTGTGCTCCAAGAAGGAAATCATTTGCCGAAAG TTGCCTTTGTCAAGAGTGCCGACTTCGAGAGCAGTGCTCAGCAACTTGGCGACAATTGGACACCTCCTGGAACCCTTCAAGAGACCATCGATGGCCCCGATGGCCAATATGAAATTTGGAGAGGCAGCTTGGAGGATCCGGCCATCAGACAACTAAACTCGCGCATTCATATTTTGGTGCCTTTGTTCATCGAAGGTGGTTCCTACATTGGCCAGAACCCAGAGTCCGACTCACCCGACATCGACCTATCTGATGCACACCGTTGGACAGTCTTTTTCCTCTACCGCACACAGAGATCAGATGACGAGCCTGATAAGAAATCTTACGTTTTTGTTGGATATTCCACTGTATATCGATTTTTCTACTTTGGGCGAGCTTTGACTCCGCCACCGGAGTCAGGAGATGCATGGGAATTGCCCGATGGCAACTTCGACTTGCTAAACCTGCCATGCAGAACCAGACTTTCTCAATTTATTGTCCTACCCCCTTTCCAGGGCAAGGGTCATGGGGCTAAGTTGTACAAGTCCATCTTCCAACATTACCACAAGCATGATCAAACGTATGAATTCACCGTTGAGAACCCCAACGAGGCCTTCGACGATTTGCGAGACGTTTGCGACCTTTCTTTCCTCAAGACAATCCCAGAGTTCAGCAATCTCAAACTAGACTCGTCAGTTACAATTCCCAAGAAAGGTCTTGTACCGAATCTGGTTGTGGGAGGagacaaagttgaagaaatccGTATCAAGGCAAAGATTGCCCCGCGACAGTTTCATCGGGTGCTAGAGATGTATCTGATGTCTCAGCTTCCAGCATCAGTGCGACCATCTATGGCGTTGGACGATGATCCTCCAGCTCCCACTCAGGCAGACAAGCATCTGGAACGTTTGTGGCAACTTATTGTGAAGCAACGACTGTACAGACACAACCGGGATGCCCTCTCTCAGATTGAGCAACCTGAACGTATCGACAGACTGCAAGAGACTTTGACAGGTGTTGAGTTAGAGTACGCTCGAATTCTGGCGGCCCATGACCGTGCCGCGGGTCACACCTCCGTTTCTAGTCCGGCCCAGTCCAACGGGAAGCGCAAGCTCGATGAGACTGGGGATGAGAGTGCAAGCAAAAAGGCGAGAGTAGAAGATGCTTAG
- a CDS encoding ribosomal protein L7/L12 (similar to Metarhizium robertsii ARSEF 23 XP_007822157.1): MAMSCRYAAQSCARQLRSVSSARASAQMLRVSSTTRRFNSTEAAATNPKIAEIVDQISQLTLLETADLVSSLKSKLNIPDMPIGGFAAAAPAAAPAVEEVEEAAPAAAEKSLFTLKLQAFDAGAKAKVIKEIKGLLGLSLVDSKKFVESAPKMMKENVPKEEAEKIIAAMKELGATVVMD, encoded by the exons atggccatgtcttGCCGGTATGCGGCGCAAAGCTGCGCTCGCCAATTGCGCTCCGTTAGCTCTGCTAGAGCCTCTGCACAGATGCTTCGAGTTTCCTCGACGACAAGAAGGTTCAACTCGACAGAGGCTGCCGCTACGAACCCCAAGATTGCCGAAATTGTCGATCAAATCAGCCAACTGACTCTGTTGGAGACTGCCGATCTGGTCTCGAGCCTCAAG AGCAAACTGAATATCCCCGATATGCCAATTGGTGGCTTCGCCGCTGCCGCCCCTGCTGCCGCGCCCGCCGTCGAGGAAGTCGAAGAAGCTGCCCCTGCTGCTGCCGAAAAATCTCTCTTCACTCTGAAGCTGCAAGCATTCGATGCCGGAGCAAAGGCCAAGGTTATCAAGGAGATCAAAGGCTTGCTGGGACTCAGCTTGGTAGACAGCAAGAAGTTTGTGGAGAGTGCGccgaagatgatgaaggagaacGTGCccaaggaggaggctgagaagATCATTGCGGCCATGAAGGAGCTTGGGGCCACTGTTGTCATGGATTAA
- a CDS encoding CTD kinase subunit gamma (similar to Metarhizium acridum CQMa 102 XP_007806979.1): protein MADPFEVRMRFSLQLQHLNASVNSAQKAAQYALKYKDMDEDLHSCILEQVERNNMNTRANIMYFIEHFLDLATAGHAEYVRMMQRDIIRVVDAVAPDDGSGATNVKVVRKVLQGLQSKGHLEPQAVSQIEDVLKERETNDADLSPASPTADVEMTDKPDVQTASKSAQKSAAHRLDKRQVEQRIEEDRERHKRQRESIWAIPKTDDAEMNKLWEETSDYGEDDDRLLTEEADDFVKEMEMQHCPHRRAANGDHH, encoded by the exons ATGGCGGACCCTTTTGAGGTTCGCATGCGGTTCagcttgcagctgcagcaccTGAATGCTTCAGTAAATTCTGCACAAAAGGCTGCTCAGTATGCTCTGAAATACAAGGATATGGATGAGGACTTGCACTCGTGCATTCTGGAGCAAGTTGAGCGA AATAACATGAATACTCGTGCAAACATCATGTACTTCATCGAGCATTTTCTGGACTTGGCGACGGCAGGGCACGCTGAGTATGTTCGCATGATGCAGCGAGATATTATTCGAGTGGTCGACGCTGTTGCGCCTGATGACGGATCTGGCGCCACAAATGTCAAGGTGGTTCGAAAG GTTTTGCAAGGTTTGCAGAGTAAGGGGCACCTAGAGCCTCAAGCGGTCAGCCAGATTGAGGATGTTCTGAAAGAGCGAGAGACAAACGACGCGGATTTAAGTCCTGCTTCGCCAACtgctgatgttgagatgACGGACAAGCCCGATGTCCAGACCGCGTCCAAGTCGGCGCAGAAATCGGCAGCACACCGCTTGGATAAGCGTCAAGTCGAACAGCGCATAGAAGAGGATAGGGAACGGCACAAGCGGCAACGAGAGAGTATTTGGGCTATTCCCAAGACTGACGACGCGGAGATGAACAAGTTGTGGGAGGAGACTAGCGATTatggcgaggatgatgaccGTTTGCTCACTGAAGAGGCTgatgactttgtcaaggagatggagatgcagcATTGCCCTCATAGACGTGCTGCAAATGGGGATCATCACTAG
- a CDS encoding pyrroline-5-carboxylate reductase (similar to Metarhizium acridum CQMa 102 XP_007806980.1) codes for MSPQQGDFTMTVLGCGTMGIAILNGILTSLAEINGPRPLQAPSSGTSTPGEERPQSLPSRFIACVRSAESAKRVKAALWEHSSIVKVVQNENLAAVQQAQVVLLGCKPYMVNNVLGEPGMADALKGKLLISVCAGITAEHMEIALHGQVPTASPDEDGRCRVVRAMCNTAALIRESMTVIGISEPPLPAPQKTLVHWIFKRIGDVVFLPSNNMDACTALCGSSPAMFALMLEAAIDGAVAMGLPRAEAQRMATQSMRGTTGLVQSGEHPALLREKVCTPGGCTIGGLLVLEEGRARGTISRAIREATVVASQLGKGVQGVNGTRFNTTG; via the exons ATGAGTCCTCAGCAAGGCGACTTCACCATGACGGTGCTTGGATGCG GCACCATGGGAATTGCAATTCTCAATGGCATCCTGACTTCCCTGGCGGAAATCAACGGTCCACGACCCCTCCAAGCCCCATCATCAGGCACTTCCACCCCTGGAGAAGAGCGACCACAGTCTCTCCCATCCCGATTTATCGCTTGCGTCCGCAGCGCCGAGAGTGCTAAGAGAGTCAAGGCTGCTTTGTGGGAGCATTCATCAATTGTAAAGGTTGTTCAGAATGAGAACCTTGCCGCTGTCCAGCAGGCGCAGGtcgttcttcttggctgtaAGCCATACATGGTGAACAACGTGTTGGGCGAGCCCggcatggctgatgcctTGAAGGGcaagcttctcatcagcGTTTGCGCTGGCATCACTGCTGAGCATATGGAAATTGCACTCCACGGACAGGTGCCGACTGCCAGCCCAGACGAGGATGGTCGCTGTAGAGTTGTTCGCGCCATGTGCAACACTGCCGCTCTGATTCGGGAGTCCATGACGGTGATTGGCATCTCTGAGCCACCTCTGCCAGCTCCCCAGAAGACTCTTGTTCATTGGATTTTCAAGCGCATTGGTGACGTTGTCTTCCTCCCGTCCAACAACATGGACGCCTGCACTGCCCTGTGTGGTTCCTCTCCAGCAATGTTTGCGTTGATGCTCGAGGCTGCTATTGATGGCGCTGTGGCCATGGGTTTGCCCCGAGCTGAGGCTCAAAGAATGGCTACTCAGTCCATGCGAGGAACcactggtctggttcagAGCGGTGAGCACCCGGCGCTCCTCAGAGAGAAGGTGTGCACTCCTGGTGGGTGCACCATTGGTGGtctcttggtgttggaggagggcCGAGCTCGAGGAACCATTTCTCGAGCTATTCGTGAAGCTACAGTGGTGGCTAGCCAGCTTGGCAAGGGTGTCCAGGGCGTTAACGGTACCAGATTCAACACTACAGGTTAA